One genomic region from Deltaproteobacteria bacterium encodes:
- a CDS encoding hydroxymethylbilane synthase, which yields MKIATRGSALALWQANHVRDRLRAADPDLAVDLVVIRTRGDRILDVPLAKVGGKGLFVKEIEQALLDGRADLAVHSMKDVPADLEAGLALAAISERADPFDALVSRDGVRLDALPPGATVGTSSLRRQCQLRALRPDVTVVPLRGNVDTRLRKLDDGLFDAIVLASAGLVRLGHADRIVERLAPPAFLPAIAQGALGVETRADDADTIRRVRAALHCESDARRVRAERAVMARLDGGCQTPIAAFARLAGDALELSALVATPDGREVIRADRTGSSSEPEALGVAVAEELLARGADRILAACRAAG from the coding sequence GTGAAGATTGCGACCCGGGGCAGTGCGCTCGCGTTGTGGCAGGCCAATCACGTGCGCGATCGCCTTCGCGCCGCCGATCCCGACCTTGCGGTCGATCTCGTCGTCATCAGGACGCGAGGCGATCGGATCTTGGACGTGCCGCTCGCTAAGGTCGGTGGCAAGGGACTGTTCGTCAAGGAGATCGAGCAGGCGTTGCTCGACGGCCGCGCCGACTTGGCGGTCCACAGCATGAAGGACGTGCCGGCCGACCTCGAGGCGGGGCTTGCGCTGGCGGCCATCTCGGAGCGGGCGGATCCGTTCGACGCACTCGTGTCGCGCGACGGCGTTCGGCTCGACGCGCTGCCGCCGGGCGCCACCGTCGGCACGTCGAGCCTGCGCCGCCAGTGCCAGCTCCGCGCGCTACGGCCGGACGTAACCGTCGTGCCGTTGCGCGGCAACGTCGACACGCGCTTGCGCAAGCTCGACGACGGCCTGTTCGACGCGATCGTATTGGCGTCCGCCGGCCTGGTCCGGCTCGGCCACGCCGATCGGATCGTCGAGCGCCTCGCACCGCCGGCGTTCTTGCCGGCGATCGCGCAGGGCGCACTCGGCGTCGAGACGCGCGCTGACGACGCCGACACGATCCGGCGCGTGCGCGCCGCGCTGCACTGCGAGTCGGACGCGCGGCGCGTGCGGGCCGAGCGCGCGGTCATGGCGCGGCTCGACGGCGGATGCCAGACGCCGATCGCCGCGTTCGCCCGACTCGCCGGCGACGCGCTGGAGCTGTCGGCGCTGGTGGCGACGCCCGATGGCCGCGAGGTGATCCGCGCCGACCGCACCGGATCCTCGTCGGAACCGGAGGCGCTCGGGGTCGCGGTGGCCGAGGAGCTGCTCGCTCGCGGAGCGGACCGCATCCTCGCCGCGTGTCGCGCGGCCGGATGA
- the ybgF gene encoding tol-pal system protein YbgF produces the protein MSKTMVACAIAVAVAAPGCAGSRQLQRENAGLRMQVAELRAARRRDRRALRDLQRQIVVLREQIEQARALPVVVREPPAAEAATQPASPAGADGESAAVAYADDGVEVLYVGEAAEDRSVRPRISLREERGRDRYEPPPESLAPVPAAGERLIVTEGAVPPISAADRGAGAVPRPAAKAPDRGPGPKELYQQYYRALRAGDHAAAIAGFRAFIDAYPTHDYADNAQYWLAEAYYDQRQYDRALVEFRAVATRFPKGNKVPDALLKVAYCLERLGRTGEARAALERVIADYAHSNAAALAADRLAQLREQK, from the coding sequence ATGTCGAAGACGATGGTCGCGTGCGCGATCGCAGTCGCCGTCGCCGCGCCGGGTTGCGCGGGATCGCGGCAACTACAGCGCGAAAACGCCGGACTGCGGATGCAGGTCGCCGAACTGCGCGCCGCCCGGCGCCGCGATCGGCGGGCGCTTCGCGATCTGCAGCGGCAGATCGTCGTCCTGCGCGAGCAGATCGAACAGGCGCGGGCGCTGCCCGTCGTCGTGCGCGAGCCGCCGGCCGCGGAGGCCGCAACGCAGCCGGCATCCCCTGCCGGCGCCGACGGCGAGTCGGCGGCCGTCGCGTACGCCGACGACGGCGTCGAGGTGTTGTACGTCGGCGAGGCGGCCGAGGATCGGAGCGTGCGGCCGCGCATCTCCCTGCGCGAGGAGCGCGGTCGCGACCGGTACGAGCCGCCGCCCGAGTCGCTCGCGCCGGTGCCGGCCGCCGGGGAACGGCTGATCGTCACCGAGGGCGCGGTTCCGCCGATTTCGGCGGCCGATCGCGGCGCCGGCGCGGTCCCGCGCCCGGCGGCGAAGGCGCCGGACCGCGGGCCGGGGCCGAAAGAGTTGTATCAGCAATATTATCGAGCGCTGCGGGCCGGCGACCACGCCGCGGCCATCGCCGGATTTCGCGCGTTCATCGACGCATATCCGACCCACGACTACGCGGACAACGCCCAGTACTGGCTCGCGGAGGCCTATTACGATCAGCGCCAATACGACCGCGCGCTCGTCGAATTTCGCGCGGTCGCGACCCGCTTCCCGAAGGGAAACAAGGTTCCGGATGCGCTGCTGAAGGTAGCGTACTGCCTCGAGCGACTGGGCCGCACCGGCGAGGCGCGCGCGGCGCTCGAACGCGTGATCGCGGACTACGCCCATAGCAATGCGGCGGCGCTGGCCGCCGATCGGCTCGCGCAGCTGCGCGAGCAGAAGTAG
- the trxA gene encoding thioredoxin, whose product MASANTIEVTDDNFQSEILESDIPALVDFWAVWCGPCRQIAPTVDALADEYKGRLKVGKMNVDDHQQVPQKYGIRSIPTLLLFKGGQVVDQIVGAVPRQKLEEAIQKHL is encoded by the coding sequence ATGGCCAGCGCGAACACGATCGAAGTCACCGACGACAACTTCCAATCCGAAATCCTCGAGTCCGACATCCCGGCACTCGTCGACTTCTGGGCCGTGTGGTGCGGCCCGTGCCGTCAGATCGCGCCGACCGTGGACGCGCTGGCAGACGAGTACAAGGGCCGGCTCAAGGTCGGCAAGATGAACGTCGACGACCACCAGCAGGTGCCGCAAAAGTACGGCATCCGGTCGATCCCGACCCTTTTGCTGTTCAAAGGCGGCCAGGTGGTCGACCAGATCGTCGGCGCGGTCCCGCGCCAAAAGCTCGAAGAAGCGATCCAAAAGCACCTGTAG
- a CDS encoding glutamyl-tRNA reductase, producing MAGDLFVVGVSWRTAPVELRERIAFADGDIGPALAALVERAPIAEAMILSTCNRVEIYGAPPRGAPASAIASATAEVRRFFADARQVSREQLESALYEHVDRDAVAHAFRVASALDSMVVGEAQILGQLKGAFAAAEHGGAVGPVLRRCMQRAFAVAKRVRTETGIARGAANVSSVAVELAARVFGELDGKTVLVVGAGKMSDLAARHLRANGASTVLVTNRSPERARAVAERVDGIARSWEDLEGVIAIADVVISSTGSREPVLTRKLIKRAMRKRRHKPQVICDIAVPRDAEPAVGDIDGVYLFDIDDLQKAVAENLLERARHAQDAADIVDREVEEFCRWLDVQAVVPTIRALRDRFAAIARAEAERVAAGLEHKSPDQRADAVRRLADQIVNKLLHQPMVALKGGGAADVAELARAVRELFALDEVGDDAVAEETAPAADGAPRPAKHRGPA from the coding sequence ATGGCGGGCGATCTGTTCGTCGTGGGAGTGTCGTGGCGAACCGCGCCGGTCGAGCTGCGCGAGCGGATCGCTTTCGCCGACGGGGACATCGGGCCGGCGCTGGCGGCGCTGGTCGAGCGTGCGCCGATCGCCGAGGCGATGATCCTGTCTACGTGCAATCGCGTCGAAATCTACGGCGCGCCGCCGCGCGGCGCGCCCGCGTCGGCGATCGCGTCGGCGACCGCCGAGGTGCGCCGCTTTTTTGCCGACGCGCGCCAGGTGAGCCGAGAGCAGCTCGAGTCGGCTCTGTACGAGCACGTCGACCGAGACGCAGTCGCCCATGCGTTCCGCGTCGCGTCCGCGCTCGACTCGATGGTCGTCGGCGAGGCACAGATCCTCGGCCAGCTCAAGGGCGCGTTCGCGGCGGCCGAACACGGCGGAGCGGTGGGGCCGGTGCTGCGCCGGTGCATGCAGCGCGCGTTCGCGGTCGCCAAGCGGGTCCGCACCGAGACCGGCATCGCGCGCGGCGCGGCGAACGTGTCATCGGTGGCGGTGGAGTTGGCGGCGCGCGTGTTCGGCGAACTCGACGGAAAGACCGTGCTCGTGGTCGGCGCGGGCAAGATGTCCGATCTCGCCGCGCGCCACCTGCGCGCGAACGGCGCGAGCACGGTGCTCGTGACCAACCGCTCGCCCGAGCGCGCGCGGGCGGTGGCCGAGCGCGTCGACGGGATCGCGCGTTCGTGGGAGGACCTCGAGGGCGTCATCGCGATCGCCGATGTCGTGATCAGCTCGACCGGTTCGCGCGAACCGGTGCTCACGCGCAAGTTGATCAAGCGGGCGATGCGCAAGCGGCGGCACAAGCCGCAGGTCATCTGCGACATCGCGGTGCCGCGCGACGCCGAGCCCGCGGTCGGCGACATCGACGGCGTGTACCTGTTCGACATCGACGACCTGCAGAAGGCGGTCGCCGAGAACTTGCTCGAGCGCGCGCGCCACGCGCAGGACGCCGCGGACATCGTCGACCGCGAGGTCGAGGAGTTTTGCCGATGGCTCGACGTGCAGGCGGTCGTCCCGACGATCCGCGCGCTGCGCGACCGGTTCGCCGCCATCGCTCGCGCCGAGGCCGAGCGCGTCGCGGCCGGGCTCGAACACAAGTCGCCGGACCAGCGCGCCGACGCCGTGCGGCGTCTGGCCGATCAAATTGTCAACAAGTTGCTTCATCAACCTATGGTGGCGCTAAAAGGGGGAGGGGCCGCCGACGTGGCCGAACTCGCGCGCGCCGTCCGCGAACTATTCGCCCTCGACGAGGTGGGCGATGACGCGGTCGCCGAGGAGACGGCACCGGCTGCCGACGGGGCGCCTCGCCCTGCAAAACACAGGGGACCAGCGTGA